In one window of Arcobacter sp. CECT 8983 DNA:
- a CDS encoding DUF2721 domain-containing protein — protein sequence MDIEISTPALLFPAVSLLLLAYTNRFLTTGQLIRALSSQARKGEIGEYKGQIDNLKKRLELTKWMQFFGALSLLMCTISMFCLFLGFYIFGKQIFGLSLISMCLSLGISIWEVYISSNALNLELKDLMEKCN from the coding sequence ATGGATATTGAAATTTCTACTCCTGCATTGTTATTTCCAGCTGTCTCTTTACTATTACTTGCTTATACAAACAGGTTTCTTACAACTGGGCAATTAATTAGAGCCTTAAGCTCTCAAGCAAGAAAAGGTGAAATAGGAGAATACAAAGGACAAATTGACAACCTAAAAAAAAGACTTGAATTAACAAAATGGATGCAGTTTTTTGGAGCTTTATCCCTTTTAATGTGTACAATTTCTATGTTCTGTCTCTTTTTAGGTTTTTATATTTTTGGTAAACAAATTTTTGGTTTAAGTTTAATTTCCATGTGTTTATCCCTTGGTATTTCTATTTGGGAAGTTTATATCTCTTCAAATGCATTAAATCTTGAATTAAAAGATTTAATGGAAAAATGTAATTAA
- the holA gene encoding DNA polymerase III subunit delta, whose amino-acid sequence MYRNEFDNKLRQNETFNAYMFYGQSSFLIDYYTNLVSNSLGSKDEIEKLYYDDYNFKYAKDKLLQSSLFASNNILIIKIEKKLPKKEVTELIDACNINPDSKVIFACMGDSDFKAMGAYFTAKTKSVSVRLFSPFANEAVKLIENHARSLNLNYEMSALNHLYFMHRQDLSLCINDLEKLSILNEKITTDKINAHCFGIGAVNFEDFLHNLLSSQDISEELSLLLEEGMNEIYLLTQVTSFVQQLFMISSYARVFGEPNSKEILGFVPPKNVWEKKTRLAINIKPEKFLEILSYLLNIELELKSSKISDSNLYLQACLRKISVLIR is encoded by the coding sequence ATGTATAGAAACGAATTTGATAATAAGTTAAGACAAAATGAAACCTTCAATGCCTACATGTTTTATGGGCAATCATCTTTTTTAATAGATTATTACACTAATTTAGTGTCTAATAGTTTAGGAAGTAAAGATGAGATAGAAAAACTATATTATGATGATTATAATTTTAAATATGCAAAAGATAAATTACTTCAATCTTCACTTTTTGCATCAAATAATATACTTATTATTAAAATTGAGAAAAAACTTCCTAAAAAAGAAGTAACAGAACTAATAGATGCTTGCAATATTAATCCTGATTCTAAAGTGATTTTTGCTTGTATGGGTGATAGTGACTTTAAAGCAATGGGAGCTTATTTTACTGCTAAAACAAAATCTGTAAGTGTTAGACTTTTTTCACCATTTGCTAATGAAGCAGTGAAACTTATAGAAAATCATGCAAGAAGTTTAAATCTAAATTATGAGATGTCAGCATTAAATCACCTCTATTTTATGCATAGACAAGACTTATCTTTATGTATAAATGATTTAGAGAAACTTTCTATACTAAATGAAAAAATTACAACTGATAAAATAAATGCCCATTGCTTTGGTATAGGGGCTGTTAACTTCGAAGATTTTTTACATAATTTATTATCTTCACAAGATATAAGTGAAGAGTTATCTCTTTTACTTGAAGAAGGGATGAATGAAATATACTTATTAACACAAGTAACTTCATTTGTACAACAACTATTTATGATAAGTTCTTATGCAAGGGTTTTTGGTGAACCAAATTCTAAAGAAATATTAGGTTTTGTTCCTCCTAAAAATGTTTGGGAAAAGAAAACAAGACTTGCAATAAATATCAAACCTGAAAAATTCTTAGAAATACTTTCTTATCTTCTAAATATAGAATTAGAACTAAAATCTTCAAAAATTTCTGATTCAAATCTATATTTACAAGCTTGTCTTAGAAAAATTTCAGTTTTAATTAGATAA
- a CDS encoding single-stranded DNA-binding protein, whose protein sequence is MYNKVVMVGNLTRDIELRYMPNGAALAKGAIATSHRYKTQTGEQKDEVCFLDFNIFGRSAEVANQYLRKGSKVLLEGRLVFEQWTAQDGSNRSKHALRVDTMKMLDTKSDSQNMGQDNQVGYNNPQNSYNQPQQNQYNQSQQNAGQNSYGGMNSQAMQKAPEQNIPEIDIDDDEIPF, encoded by the coding sequence ATGTATAATAAAGTAGTAATGGTAGGAAATCTTACAAGAGATATTGAGTTAAGATATATGCCTAATGGAGCAGCACTAGCAAAAGGTGCAATTGCTACAAGTCATAGATATAAAACTCAAACTGGTGAACAAAAAGATGAAGTTTGTTTCTTAGATTTTAATATCTTTGGAAGATCTGCAGAAGTTGCTAATCAGTACTTAAGAAAAGGTTCTAAAGTTTTATTAGAAGGTAGATTAGTATTTGAGCAGTGGACTGCACAAGATGGTTCTAACAGAAGTAAACATGCTCTAAGAGTTGATACAATGAAAATGTTAGATACTAAATCAGATTCACAAAATATGGGACAAGATAACCAAGTAGGATATAATAATCCTCAAAATAGTTATAATCAACCACAACAAAACCAATACAATCAATCACAGCAAAATGCTGGGCAAAATAGTTACGGTGGTATGAATAGTCAGGCAATGCAAAAAGCACCTGAGCAGAACATACCTGAAATCGATATAGACGATGATGAAATACCATTCTAG
- the rpsR gene encoding 30S ribosomal protein S18, with protein MAERRKYGKKFCKYTEMKIDFIDYKNTDLLKLSMSERGKIMPRRLTGNSKNAQEMVEKAIKRARHMALVPYIVNTQAVTDAAYAK; from the coding sequence ATGGCTGAAAGAAGAAAATACGGAAAAAAATTTTGTAAATATACTGAGATGAAAATTGATTTCATTGATTATAAAAATACTGATTTATTAAAACTATCTATGAGTGAGAGAGGTAAGATCATGCCAAGAAGACTTACTGGTAACTCTAAAAATGCTCAAGAAATGGTAGAAAAAGCAATTAAAAGAGCTAGACACATGGCATTAGTTCCATATATTGTAAATACTCAAGCAGTTACTGACGCAGCATACGCAAAGTAA
- a CDS encoding Fe(3+) ABC transporter substrate-binding protein — protein sequence MLKKLALGTLVLASSVFAANEVNVYSHRHYDTDKQLFKMFEDKTGIKVNVVKAKASALIKRIESEGEKSPADVLITVDAGRLYQAKQKDILQSINSDYLTKNIPAQLRDKDNKWFALTKRSRVAVYKLGTGIEKELSTYEDLADPKFKGKIMVRSSNNIYNQSLLAAMIAHHGEEKALEWAKGIVANMARSPKGNDRYQVKAIANGIGEIAIANTYYIGKMVDNKELAQAEAVKKVKIFFPKFENGGTHINVSGAGVAKYAPNKENAIKFIEFLASPDAQELFAKGNFEYPILKSVKPSKLVSSWGTFEDDTISINTLGENNAKAVRIFDQAGWR from the coding sequence ATGTTAAAGAAATTAGCATTAGGAACACTTGTATTAGCAAGTTCAGTATTTGCAGCAAATGAAGTAAATGTTTATTCTCATAGACACTATGATACTGATAAACAACTATTTAAAATGTTTGAAGATAAAACAGGAATTAAAGTAAATGTTGTAAAGGCAAAAGCAAGTGCTTTAATTAAAAGAATTGAAAGTGAAGGTGAAAAATCGCCTGCTGATGTTCTAATTACTGTAGATGCAGGAAGATTATATCAAGCAAAACAAAAAGATATATTACAATCAATCAATTCAGATTATCTAACAAAAAATATCCCAGCACAATTAAGAGATAAAGATAATAAATGGTTCGCTCTTACAAAAAGATCAAGAGTTGCAGTATATAAACTTGGAACTGGAATTGAAAAAGAGTTATCAACTTATGAAGATTTAGCTGACCCTAAATTCAAGGGAAAAATTATGGTTAGATCTTCAAATAATATTTATAACCAATCTTTATTAGCAGCAATGATTGCACATCATGGTGAAGAAAAAGCTTTAGAATGGGCAAAAGGTATTGTAGCTAATATGGCTAGAAGTCCAAAAGGAAATGATAGATATCAAGTTAAAGCAATAGCTAATGGTATTGGTGAAATTGCAATTGCAAACACTTATTATATTGGTAAAATGGTAGATAATAAAGAACTTGCACAAGCAGAAGCAGTTAAAAAAGTTAAAATTTTCTTCCCTAAATTTGAAAATGGTGGAACTCATATTAATGTTTCAGGTGCAGGTGTAGCAAAATATGCTCCAAATAAAGAGAATGCAATTAAATTTATTGAATTTTTAGCAAGTCCAGATGCACAAGAACTATTTGCAAAAGGTAACTTTGAATATCCAATTTTAAAAAGTGTTAAACCATCTAAATTAGTTTCTTCATGGGGAACATTTGAAGATGATACAATATCTATTAATACTTTAGGTGAAAATAATGCAAAAGCTGTTAGAATCTTCGACCAAGCAGGTTGGAGATAA
- a CDS encoding iron ABC transporter permease encodes MKYLNKLTISSVLITLLISVPAIILFTNIFIGGENWKHLVDTVLFEYIFNSLYIMVGVAVLTAILGFTTAYLTSLFTFTGSSFFHYALILPFAIPTYIVAYIYGGMFDITGSVTTFILDLLGKDLSEVYFFNIMSIEGAIIVMSLVLYPYVYLICKTYLRAESSSIIDASKTMGLNNFQIFYKVVIPISRPAIVAGVILAVMEAVADFGVMDYYGVATFVTGIFRTWFGMGSVEDASKLASMLMLFIFTLIFLEKFQRRNKRYKSSGKDFKPIAKQKLTGFSNIFAFFACLVPFLFGFLLPFSQMSVWFYRSYEDVIDEDFLIILYQTLSLGIFSAIFITILAFVLVYNVRLHKSKLADNLMQISKLGYSIPGAVVAVGILSFFSIIDRSLDILISGTVVAVIFGYTVRFIAISINNYESGFAKVPQSYDDACKTMGIGAFQTFYKVMFPLIKNSTMASFIVIFIEVIKELPLTMILRPFNYDTLAVLSHELVMQAQVVESSVPAMFIVVLGIISVLILLKNMIKD; translated from the coding sequence TTGAAATATTTAAATAAACTTACAATAAGTAGTGTTTTAATAACACTACTTATTTCAGTACCAGCAATTATTCTATTTACAAATATATTTATAGGCGGTGAAAACTGGAAACATCTAGTAGATACTGTACTATTTGAATATATTTTTAACTCATTATATATTATGGTAGGCGTAGCAGTTTTAACTGCAATTTTAGGCTTTACAACAGCATATTTAACATCACTATTTACTTTCACCGGATCTTCATTTTTTCATTATGCATTAATATTACCCTTTGCGATACCTACATACATTGTTGCTTATATTTATGGTGGAATGTTTGATATTACAGGAAGTGTAACAACTTTTATTTTAGATTTACTTGGAAAAGACTTATCTGAAGTTTATTTTTTCAATATTATGTCTATTGAAGGTGCTATTATTGTAATGTCTTTGGTTTTATATCCTTATGTTTATTTAATCTGTAAAACATATTTAAGAGCCGAGTCTTCATCAATTATTGATGCTTCAAAAACTATGGGTTTAAATAATTTTCAAATTTTCTATAAAGTAGTAATTCCTATTTCAAGACCAGCAATAGTTGCAGGTGTAATTTTAGCAGTAATGGAAGCAGTTGCAGATTTTGGGGTAATGGACTATTATGGCGTTGCAACTTTTGTAACTGGTATTTTTAGAACATGGTTTGGTATGGGAAGTGTTGAAGATGCTTCAAAACTAGCCTCAATGTTAATGTTATTTATTTTTACTTTGATATTTTTAGAAAAATTTCAAAGAAGAAATAAAAGATATAAAAGTAGTGGAAAAGATTTTAAACCAATAGCAAAACAAAAATTAACTGGATTTAGTAATATTTTTGCATTTTTTGCTTGTTTAGTTCCATTTTTATTTGGTTTTTTATTACCATTTTCACAAATGTCAGTATGGTTTTATAGATCATATGAAGATGTAATTGATGAAGACTTTTTAATAATACTTTATCAAACATTATCACTTGGTATTTTCTCTGCTATTTTTATTACTATATTAGCTTTTGTATTAGTTTATAATGTAAGACTTCACAAAAGTAAATTAGCAGATAATTTAATGCAAATTTCTAAGTTAGGATATTCTATACCAGGTGCAGTTGTAGCAGTTGGAATACTTAGTTTTTTCTCAATAATTGATAGAAGCTTAGATATATTAATTAGTGGTACAGTGGTTGCTGTTATATTTGGTTATACAGTAAGGTTTATTGCAATTTCTATAAATAATTATGAGTCAGGGTTTGCAAAAGTTCCTCAAAGTTATGATGATGCTTGTAAAACAATGGGAATAGGAGCTTTTCAAACTTTTTATAAGGTAATGTTTCCATTAATTAAAAACTCTACAATGGCAAGTTTTATTGTAATTTTTATTGAAGTAATCAAAGAGTTACCTCTTACAATGATTTTAAGACCATTTAATTATGATACATTGGCTGTATTGTCCCATGAATTAGTAATGCAAGCACAAGTTGTAGAATCAAGTGTTCCAGCAATGTTTATTGTAGTTTTAGGAATAATTTCAGTTTTAATACTACTTAAAAATATGATTAAGGATTGA
- a CDS encoding ABC transporter ATP-binding protein, with protein sequence MIGISVKDLAVSFGETKILEDISFSVEAGEIVTILGPSGCGKSTILRCIASLHDDYKGEIFLNETCLVNNGRNQCNKDIGYIFQDYALFPHLNVRENIEFALYKLKQDEKQRRVDVLLKQFDLFDHRHKQIHELSGGQQQRVSIARVLAYEPKVLLLDEPFSNLDTILRNKTKVWLKKMIKELGLSAILVTHDQKEALSMSDKIAIINDKKIEQFGTAKELFEKPKSYYIANFLNRINKLPTKLIEDLGSSITPENLAVIPIDKIEVTADSSKIEASILDISYCGDYYELEVSLDNYDNLELTVKSFCIDCLTSRDKCYLDIDLKDVQIVREKV encoded by the coding sequence ATGATAGGAATTAGTGTAAAAGACTTAGCAGTTTCTTTTGGTGAAACAAAGATTTTAGAGGATATCTCTTTTAGTGTAGAAGCAGGGGAGATTGTAACTATTTTGGGTCCTAGTGGATGTGGGAAAAGTACAATTCTTCGATGTATAGCTTCTTTACATGATGATTATAAAGGAGAGATATTTTTAAATGAAACTTGTTTAGTTAATAATGGAAGAAATCAATGCAATAAAGATATTGGGTATATCTTCCAAGACTATGCTTTATTCCCTCATTTAAATGTTAGAGAAAACATTGAGTTTGCACTTTATAAACTTAAACAAGATGAAAAACAAAGAAGAGTTGATGTTTTATTAAAACAGTTTGATTTATTTGACCATAGACACAAGCAAATTCATGAGTTAAGTGGTGGACAGCAACAAAGAGTATCAATAGCAAGAGTTTTAGCCTATGAGCCTAAAGTATTACTTTTAGATGAGCCTTTTTCAAACCTTGACACAATTTTAAGAAATAAAACAAAAGTTTGGTTAAAGAAGATGATTAAAGAGTTAGGTCTTAGTGCTATTTTAGTTACCCATGACCAAAAAGAAGCTTTAAGTATGTCTGATAAAATTGCAATTATTAATGATAAAAAAATAGAGCAATTTGGAACTGCAAAAGAGCTTTTTGAAAAACCAAAATCATACTACATAGCAAACTTTTTAAATAGAATTAATAAACTACCAACAAAACTTATAGAGGATTTAGGCTCGAGTATTACTCCTGAGAACTTAGCTGTAATTCCTATTGATAAAATTGAAGTAACTGCAGATAGTTCTAAGATTGAAGCTTCTATTTTAGATATATCTTATTGTGGGGATTATTATGAACTAGAAGTATCTTTAGATAATTATGATAATTTAGAACTTACAGTAAAATCATTTTGTATTGATTGTTTAACTAGCAGGGATAAGTGTTATTTAGATATTGATTTAAAAGATGTTCAAATAGTAAGAGAAAAAGTTTAA